The following coding sequences are from one Procambarus clarkii isolate CNS0578487 chromosome 86, FALCON_Pclarkii_2.0, whole genome shotgun sequence window:
- the LOC123769462 gene encoding uncharacterized protein has protein sequence MEEKQRDDKNVKKEMMGGYQVKDKNMAKRKKESNGEIGERSADDSERGADDSERGADDSERGADDSERGADDSERSADDSERSADDSERSADDNERGADDSERSADDNERGADDSERGADDSERGADDSERSADDSERGADDSERSADDSERSADDSERSADDSERSADNNERGADDSERSADDSERSADDSERGADDSERSADDSERSADDSERGADDSERSADDSERGADDSERSADDSERGADGSEWF, from the exons atggaagagaaacagcgagatgaTAAAAATGTAAAGAAAGAAATGATGGGGGGATATCAAGTGAAAGATAAAAATATggcaaaaagaaaaaaagagagcAATGGGGAAATTGG TGAACGCAGTGCTGATGATAGTGAACGCGGTGCTGATGATAGTGAACGCGGTGCTGATGATAGTGAACGCGGTGCTGATGATAGTGAACGCGGTGCTGATGATAGTGAACGCAGTGCTGATGATAGTGAACGCAGTGCTGATGATAGTGAACGCAGTGCTGATGATAATGAACGCGGTGCTGATGATAGTGAACGCAGTGCTGATGATAATGAACGCGGTGCTGATGATAGTGAACGCGGTGCTGATGATAGTGAACGCGGTGCTGATGATAGTGAACGCAGTGCTGATGATAGTGAACGCGGTGCTGATGATAGTGAACGCAGTGCTGATGATAGTGAACGCAGTGCTGATGATAGTGAACGCAGTGCTGATGATAGTGAACGCAGTGCTGATAATAATGAACGCGGTGCTGATGATAGTGAACGCAGTGCTGATGATAGTGAACGCAGTGCTGATGATAGTGAACGCGGTGCTGATGATAGTGAACGCAGTGCTGATGATAGTGAACGCAGTGCTGATGATAGTGAACGCGGTGCTGATGATAGTGAACGCAGTGCTGATGATAGTGAACGCGGTGCTGATGATAGTGAACGCAGTGCTGATGATAGTGAACGCGGTGCTGATGGTAGTGAATGGTTCTAA